From Novipirellula artificiosorum, the proteins below share one genomic window:
- a CDS encoding sulfatase family protein, with amino-acid sequence MFKPSFANLAIIAAIAMCRCGGLVDAHAAERPNIIFLFADDLGWGDLSCYGQDRVKTPNLDRLAQQGTLFTNFYVAGSVCSPSRTGIMTGQYPARHRVFGHFAAEASNAKREMPNALDPDIMTLTDLLKDAGYRTAHFGKWHLGNVSPEEYGVGAFRTESHTNIPDRGRLDIWNPPNRPKCTADILDAALEFMDSQQATSEPFFLNAWFSDPHATLNPSLEQLERVKQFAPKGVDFYGVAQVFYACVVEMDRQIGRFLDELDARGLSENTLVIFSSDNGPEDFQIGNSAHSGVGCTGPFRGRKRSIYEGGIRTPFLLRWPGKVPPGKVNDTSIVNGIDLLPTLAAIAEADIPASLELDGENMLDVWLGKDRQRSRPLFWEWRYRVFGHPYNQPPRLAVREGDFKLLINPDQSRVELYNLRRDPGERDNIASEHREKVNQLQAMLLNWNESLPKSPVEPVAGKANWRWPQ; translated from the coding sequence ACCTGGCTATCATCGCGGCGATCGCGATGTGTCGATGCGGCGGGCTGGTGGATGCCCATGCAGCCGAGCGTCCCAATATCATTTTCCTCTTCGCCGACGATCTTGGCTGGGGGGACTTAAGCTGTTATGGCCAAGATCGCGTCAAGACGCCGAACCTGGATCGATTGGCTCAGCAAGGCACTCTGTTTACGAACTTTTATGTTGCTGGCTCCGTCTGCTCGCCGAGTCGAACCGGGATCATGACAGGACAGTATCCCGCTCGGCATCGAGTGTTTGGGCATTTCGCCGCCGAGGCTTCGAATGCGAAACGCGAGATGCCCAATGCACTCGATCCAGACATCATGACCTTAACCGATCTGTTGAAGGACGCCGGATACCGGACTGCTCATTTTGGTAAGTGGCACCTGGGGAACGTGTCACCTGAGGAGTACGGGGTGGGTGCGTTTCGGACGGAATCCCATACGAACATCCCGGATCGAGGGCGACTTGATATTTGGAACCCTCCGAATCGCCCCAAGTGCACCGCCGATATCCTCGACGCAGCTTTGGAGTTTATGGATTCGCAACAGGCAACTTCCGAGCCGTTTTTCCTGAATGCCTGGTTCTCGGATCCTCACGCGACGTTGAACCCATCGCTCGAACAGCTCGAACGCGTCAAGCAGTTTGCGCCCAAGGGGGTCGATTTTTACGGTGTCGCTCAAGTCTTCTACGCTTGCGTCGTGGAAATGGACCGACAAATTGGCCGGTTTCTCGACGAGCTCGATGCTCGCGGGCTCAGCGAGAACACACTCGTGATCTTTTCAAGCGACAATGGCCCCGAAGACTTCCAAATCGGCAACTCGGCTCATAGCGGCGTGGGTTGTACGGGACCGTTTCGCGGGCGGAAACGAAGCATCTACGAAGGTGGCATTCGTACGCCATTCTTGCTTCGTTGGCCCGGCAAGGTACCCCCTGGGAAAGTCAACGACACCTCGATCGTCAACGGTATCGATTTGCTGCCCACCCTTGCTGCAATTGCCGAAGCCGATATTCCAGCATCCCTCGAACTTGACGGCGAAAACATGCTCGATGTCTGGTTGGGAAAAGATCGGCAACGCAGTCGCCCCCTTTTTTGGGAGTGGCGCTATCGCGTGTTTGGTCACCCCTACAACCAACCACCGCGGCTGGCGGTTCGCGAGGGTGACTTCAAGCTGCTGATCAACCCTGACCAAAGTCGCGTCGAGCTCTACAACTTGAGACGAGATCCCGGCGAAAGAGACAATATCGCGTCCGAGCACAGGGAAAAGGTCAACCAGTTGCAAGCCATGCTACTGAATTGGAACGAAAGCCTGCCTAAGTCTCCGGTCGAACCGGTCGCCGGAAAAGCAAACTGGCGTTGGCCCCAGTAG
- a CDS encoding transposase, protein MFSVIPSRSPKRNPGKTRSFDPFPAETLPFLAQLSLGRLLRSRACLPFDWEILNRKESRHPIVCSDMWQAYLKVIAKKGPHAIRILDRFHVMHRQVSFLMLGVLAR, encoded by the coding sequence GTGTTCAGCGTCATTCCATCTCGAAGCCCAAAAAGAAACCCCGGAAAGACACGCTCGTTCGACCCTTTCCCAGCGGAAACTCTTCCCTTCCTGGCCCAGTTATCTCTCGGTAGGTTGCTCCGCAGCAGAGCCTGCCTCCCGTTTGACTGGGAAATCCTCAATAGGAAGGAGAGCAGACATCCAATTGTTTGCAGTGACATGTGGCAGGCGTACTTGAAAGTGATTGCCAAGAAGGGCCCTCACGCGATTCGTATCCTGGACCGTTTTCACGTCATGCATCGGCAGGTAAGTTTCTTGATGCTTGGTGTACTCGCGCGATGA
- a CDS encoding transposase, producing the protein MRSKIDPMKDLATTLRKKRELLLNWFRAGGTLSSGVGEGFNNKRKRITRKS; encoded by the coding sequence ATGAGAAGCAAAATCGATCCGATGAAGGATTTAGCAACGACGCTCCGCAAGAAACGCGAGTTGCTACTGAACTGGTTTCGAGCCGGAGGGACGTTGTCATCCGGCGTTGGAGAAGGTTTTAACAACAAGCGAAAACGGATTACCAGAAAATCCTAA
- a CDS encoding ribonuclease R family protein: protein MDVSTELTDRLLRLLSTPQYRPSKPKQIATQLKLDADETKELRRVVKQLVLEGRVVYGSNHLVVPAGAFTGEPDLVRGTFRRAMGGGFGFVRPGDHENENEVAEHLFVPPGSTLGALEGDLVEVRVRPSRKGGEEAVVVEILQRARRQFTGTFRMSGGKPAVLLDGTPYHQPVSVGDVRGLPISDEDKVFVEMVEFPDDRGNGGEAVILERLGSGNNPEIDTLLIMRQYGLPDTFPEKVLNEARQQADAFNDTSVPEHRKDLTGLLTITIDPFDARDFDDAISLQRETDRWRLWVHIADVSSFLPVGSELDEEAKNRATSVYLPDRVVPMIPEIISNHLASLQPDQIRLVKTVEIEMLDDLTITHTEVHNAAIRSDKRLNYEQVDQFLADPQRHVESWGAPICDLLSRMHTLAMKMRKARFKAGSLSLDMPDTKLIFDKAGKVKGAYLVDNTESHQLIEEFMLAGNQAVATWLDDLELNFLHRIHEAPQRRKLRALQIFVRDLGLDVGSVESRFEIQKVLDLVAGTPLEQAVNFAVLKSMNKAVYGPQREGHYALDMQHYCHFTSPIRRYPDLTVHRLVQKLLEGKKTPDDPFPMLLKLGHHCSDMERNAQQAERELIELKLLHFLKKKVGESLEAVISRVFADGIDARCIKLPVDGFLPVTSLPQDNYRFERTSQQLVGFKEGNRFRLGDQLTVRIAKVDLQERQLFVDLVKNHSSRQDAAVKKSAKSTSSKYKTKRKKDRRESKKRRKR, encoded by the coding sequence ATGGATGTATCAACAGAATTAACGGATCGGCTGCTCCGTCTACTCAGCACGCCACAATACCGACCCAGCAAACCGAAGCAAATTGCCACGCAATTGAAGCTCGACGCGGACGAAACCAAAGAGCTACGGCGAGTGGTCAAGCAATTGGTTCTCGAAGGCCGCGTCGTTTACGGCTCCAATCACCTCGTCGTTCCCGCGGGTGCCTTCACTGGCGAGCCCGACCTCGTGCGAGGCACTTTCCGGCGTGCGATGGGGGGTGGTTTCGGTTTCGTGCGTCCCGGCGACCATGAAAACGAGAACGAGGTTGCCGAACATCTGTTCGTGCCGCCGGGATCGACACTCGGCGCCCTTGAAGGCGATTTGGTGGAAGTGCGTGTGCGTCCAAGCCGGAAAGGGGGCGAGGAAGCGGTCGTCGTTGAGATCCTTCAACGAGCTCGGAGACAATTCACTGGCACGTTTCGAATGTCTGGGGGCAAGCCTGCGGTCCTGCTCGATGGCACTCCCTACCACCAACCGGTTTCGGTTGGCGATGTTCGCGGTTTACCCATTTCCGACGAGGATAAGGTCTTCGTCGAAATGGTCGAGTTTCCAGACGACCGTGGAAACGGTGGCGAAGCCGTGATCTTGGAGCGGCTTGGAAGCGGCAATAATCCTGAGATCGATACGCTGCTGATCATGCGTCAGTACGGATTGCCGGATACGTTCCCCGAAAAGGTGCTCAACGAAGCACGCCAACAAGCCGACGCGTTCAACGACACATCGGTTCCCGAGCATCGCAAAGACTTAACCGGTTTACTGACGATCACGATCGACCCGTTCGATGCTCGTGACTTTGATGATGCGATTTCGCTGCAGCGGGAAACCGATCGGTGGCGGCTTTGGGTCCATATTGCCGACGTCAGCAGCTTCCTTCCGGTTGGCAGTGAACTCGATGAGGAGGCCAAGAACCGGGCGACGAGCGTTTACCTGCCCGATCGTGTGGTGCCGATGATTCCTGAAATCATCAGCAACCACTTGGCGAGCTTACAGCCCGACCAGATCCGGCTTGTGAAAACGGTCGAGATCGAAATGCTCGACGATTTGACGATCACGCATACCGAAGTTCACAATGCCGCGATCCGCAGCGACAAGCGACTCAACTACGAGCAGGTGGACCAATTCTTGGCCGATCCCCAACGGCATGTCGAATCGTGGGGCGCCCCCATTTGCGATTTGCTTTCGCGTATGCATACGCTTGCGATGAAGATGCGAAAGGCAAGGTTCAAAGCTGGATCGTTATCGCTCGACATGCCTGACACGAAATTGATTTTTGACAAGGCCGGCAAAGTGAAAGGGGCCTACCTCGTCGACAACACCGAAAGCCATCAGCTGATTGAAGAATTCATGTTGGCCGGGAATCAAGCCGTTGCGACCTGGCTTGATGATTTGGAATTGAACTTCTTACATCGCATTCATGAGGCCCCACAACGACGCAAGCTGCGAGCATTGCAGATCTTTGTACGCGATCTTGGACTCGATGTCGGATCGGTGGAAAGCCGTTTTGAAATTCAAAAAGTGCTCGATCTCGTTGCCGGCACACCGCTCGAACAAGCGGTCAATTTCGCTGTACTTAAATCGATGAACAAAGCCGTCTATGGTCCGCAGCGTGAAGGGCACTATGCACTCGACATGCAACACTATTGTCACTTTACCAGCCCGATTCGTCGCTACCCCGACTTGACCGTTCATCGATTGGTTCAAAAACTGCTGGAAGGCAAGAAGACGCCCGACGATCCCTTCCCGATGCTATTGAAGCTTGGCCATCACTGCAGCGACATGGAGCGAAACGCCCAACAGGCAGAACGGGAATTGATTGAATTGAAGCTTCTTCACTTCTTGAAGAAGAAGGTGGGTGAATCACTCGAAGCGGTCATCAGCCGGGTGTTTGCCGACGGTATCGATGCCCGATGCATCAAGCTTCCCGTCGATGGCTTCTTGCCGGTCACGTCGTTACCGCAAGACAACTATCGCTTTGAGCGAACCAGCCAGCAATTGGTCGGTTTCAAAGAAGGAAATCGTTTCCGTCTAGGCGACCAACTGACCGTTCGCATCGCGAAAGTGGATTTGCAGGAACGCCAACTCTTTGTCGATTTGGTGAAAAACCATTCTTCGAGACAAGACGCAGCCGTGAAGAAATCGGCAAAGTCAACCAGCTCAAAGTACAAAACCAAACGCAAGAAGGATCGTCGCGAAAGCAAGAAACGTCGCAAGCGGTAA
- a CDS encoding FG-GAP repeat domain-containing protein, which yields MQTNPGIYFLSLLLTAVASLGLAGEPTWVRRSSNTGDLAAPNAGSQQTCCVVADLDGDGMDDFVVGERTKTPSIVWYKNRGQSWDKFVIDDQPRKPEAGGVCFDIDGDGDQDLVFGQDSSGSEIWWWENPCPDFTKPWLRRLIKQDGARQYHDQTAGDFDGDGKIEFVTWNQRAKQLLMFEVPEDPRSAGPWPSTVIFQWDQGPPAEGFPSIPVDIDSDGQIDIVGGGRWFKYQGGGKFDPHVIDDKMRFTQCAAGQLVAGGRPEVVFSPGDADGDAKWYEWKDGKWVAHSLGFVIHGHTCEVRDVNGDGNPDIFIGEMGSPGAGDKAKAFVWYGDSQGEFRKTIVSEGQGIHEGLLSDLDGDGDLDILMKPYHHNSPRIDILLNTP from the coding sequence ATGCAGACAAACCCGGGGATCTATTTTTTGAGTCTTTTGTTGACTGCCGTCGCTTCGCTCGGACTGGCTGGCGAACCGACCTGGGTGCGGAGAAGCAGCAACACCGGCGACCTTGCCGCGCCGAATGCGGGCAGCCAGCAAACGTGCTGTGTGGTCGCCGATCTGGATGGTGACGGCATGGACGATTTCGTGGTAGGCGAACGGACCAAGACACCCTCCATCGTTTGGTACAAGAATCGCGGCCAGAGCTGGGACAAGTTCGTGATCGACGATCAGCCCCGGAAGCCGGAAGCGGGCGGTGTCTGCTTTGACATCGACGGCGACGGCGACCAAGACTTGGTATTCGGGCAGGATTCGAGCGGCTCGGAAATCTGGTGGTGGGAGAATCCGTGCCCTGATTTCACGAAGCCATGGCTGCGGCGATTGATCAAGCAAGACGGCGCTCGGCAATACCACGACCAAACCGCAGGCGACTTCGACGGCGACGGAAAAATCGAATTCGTGACTTGGAACCAGCGGGCCAAGCAGTTGTTAATGTTCGAGGTGCCCGAGGATCCTCGATCCGCTGGGCCGTGGCCCAGCACCGTGATTTTTCAGTGGGACCAAGGCCCGCCGGCGGAAGGCTTCCCATCGATCCCGGTCGACATCGACTCGGATGGACAGATCGACATTGTCGGTGGCGGACGGTGGTTCAAGTACCAGGGTGGTGGCAAATTCGATCCGCACGTGATCGACGACAAAATGCGGTTCACTCAGTGTGCCGCCGGGCAATTGGTTGCAGGGGGCCGCCCTGAGGTCGTCTTTTCGCCGGGTGACGCAGACGGCGACGCCAAATGGTACGAATGGAAGGACGGTAAATGGGTGGCCCATTCACTCGGGTTCGTGATTCACGGTCATACCTGTGAAGTCCGCGACGTGAACGGCGATGGCAACCCTGATATCTTCATCGGCGAGATGGGCAGCCCCGGCGCGGGGGACAAGGCCAAGGCCTTCGTCTGGTACGGTGATAGCCAAGGCGAATTCCGCAAGACGATCGTCAGCGAAGGCCAAGGCATCCACGAAGGCCTGCTCTCCGACTTGGACGGCGACGGCGATCTCGACATTCTGATGAAGCCGTACCATCACAACTCGCCACGAATCGATATCCTGCTGAACACGCCGTAA